A genomic region of Salinibacter pepae contains the following coding sequences:
- a CDS encoding M20/M25/M40 family metallo-hydrolase: MLRLARFPIALTLLLLGACSTDAGRAQPAPSAAPPALHDLRVDVGYLSADLLRGRATGTKGARLAAQYLVQRFRELGLAPGLDSTWTQPFDFTYSPNPHAPSGHGTPRTGRNVVAHLDRGAKRTVVIGAHYDGLGYGGPGSRAPGDSLIHNGADDNASGVAALLEIARQLKASDPLNSNVLFVAFSGEELGLYGSKHFVDAMPVPTPQVRYMLNLDMVGRLGDSRRLVVSGTGTSPAWPPALDAAASATNITLAEDPSGLGASDHSSFYLEEIPAVHFFTGSHDDYHTPADDSHRIDYDGLRDVATFAVRVVEALEDDGALSFTETDNEPQGRRTSFDVTLGVMPDYTFEGEGMRIDAVTEDDGPAARAGLRAGDVVVRVGDVTVDDIYAYMDALGELAPGDATPVVVRRGDQTLTSEVRF, translated from the coding sequence ATGCTCCGGCTCGCCCGCTTCCCCATCGCCCTCACATTGCTGCTTCTGGGCGCCTGCTCGACCGATGCCGGGCGTGCCCAGCCCGCGCCGTCCGCTGCTCCCCCCGCGCTCCACGACCTGCGGGTCGACGTGGGCTACCTCTCGGCCGATCTGCTGCGGGGCCGCGCGACGGGGACCAAAGGGGCGCGCCTCGCCGCCCAGTACCTCGTGCAGCGCTTTCGGGAGCTGGGGCTCGCGCCGGGGCTCGACAGCACCTGGACGCAGCCGTTTGACTTCACGTACAGCCCAAATCCGCACGCGCCGTCGGGACACGGGACGCCGCGCACCGGCCGCAACGTCGTGGCGCACCTCGACCGCGGGGCCAAGCGCACCGTCGTCATCGGCGCGCACTACGACGGGCTCGGCTACGGCGGCCCGGGCTCCCGGGCACCGGGCGACTCGCTCATCCACAACGGCGCCGACGACAACGCGAGCGGCGTGGCGGCCCTGCTGGAAATCGCCCGCCAGCTCAAAGCGTCCGACCCCCTGAACAGCAACGTCCTCTTCGTCGCCTTCTCGGGGGAGGAGCTGGGGCTCTACGGCTCGAAGCACTTCGTCGACGCGATGCCGGTGCCCACCCCACAGGTCCGCTACATGCTCAACCTCGACATGGTGGGCCGCCTCGGCGATTCGCGGCGGCTGGTGGTGAGCGGCACCGGCACCTCGCCCGCCTGGCCCCCCGCCCTCGACGCGGCGGCCAGCGCGACCAACATCACGCTCGCCGAAGACCCGTCCGGCCTCGGCGCCTCCGACCACTCCTCGTTCTACCTGGAGGAGATCCCCGCGGTGCACTTTTTCACCGGCAGCCACGACGACTACCACACGCCCGCCGACGACAGCCACCGGATCGACTACGATGGGCTGCGCGACGTCGCCACGTTCGCCGTCCGCGTCGTCGAGGCCCTGGAGGACGACGGGGCCCTCTCATTCACCGAGACCGACAATGAGCCCCAGGGCCGCCGGACGTCGTTCGACGTGACCCTGGGCGTGATGCCCGACTACACCTTCGAGGGCGAGGGGATGCGCATCGACGCGGTGACCGAAGACGATGGCCCCGCGGCCCGTGCGGGACTCCGGGCGGGCGACGTGGTGGTGCGCGTCGGCGACGTGACGGTCGACGACATTTATGCCTACATGGACGCCCTCGGCGAGCTGGCGCCGGGAGACGCGACCCCCGTGGTTGTGAGGCGCGGCGATCAGACGCTGACAAGCGAAGTCCGGTTCTGA